The Geobacter sp. AOG2 genome includes a window with the following:
- a CDS encoding HDOD domain-containing protein: MQQIPGAVLDAIESIQLPSMPQVLLRFLSATNDDQVSMAELAKVVEQDPALSARILTIANSPALRCGVEIRNLDQGLVVLGTRLMRTLAACLAVQSVFARTAGNSRYDLTGFWGHTLRVAELAYAIATHVNYPDAGEAYLAGLLHDIGQLLLLGGMGDSYGVLLDRSADEIALQDNEDSLLSTDHTVVGAWLIDQWNLSSFMADAVLFHHKPASEIIKADTLSQIVWSAHIIDDNKNSDLLQNESTSNLATIKSMIGIESSDTAAIRQSCSERIGSLATALNIEETGYTKTLPCFSTPFEYFRPKLNDNEVTFSRMEAAVRDMATMTSIQQNLASLCTETDIVMAVRESARILFGLGRIAFLFVQQDKQLLSGANVAGQPALLQRLEIKLDAEQSLAAATALGKEPSSTFDDGRPAAASLVDIQVARALGCEGVLYVPMRVREARVGVMVYGVNGTQYARIRPRLGWMANFANLAGESIETWRELRRREQELATTMASRFEQQTRKVVHEAGNPLAIIKNYLKIVSRKLPEELDVHHELNILGEEIDRVTQIVRSLVDVVEASPATDTFDINTVIEEMLALYGETFFASCGITLVKSLEPNLPSASGDRNNLKQILFNLWKNGSEAMPDGGRFTISTRGSIVQDGQVYIEIHLSDSGPGLPQDVLQGLFKPLAPNRRPGHSGIGLSIVAAQVERLGGRISCQSEAGQGTCFIILLPQPEGHQK; encoded by the coding sequence TTGCAACAGATTCCTGGAGCGGTCCTTGATGCAATAGAGTCGATCCAATTGCCGTCCATGCCGCAAGTATTGTTACGATTTTTGAGTGCGACAAACGACGACCAGGTATCGATGGCCGAGTTGGCAAAGGTGGTCGAACAGGACCCTGCCCTGAGTGCGCGGATTCTGACGATCGCAAATTCGCCGGCGCTACGATGCGGCGTGGAGATCAGAAACCTCGATCAGGGGCTGGTCGTGCTCGGCACACGCCTCATGAGAACTCTGGCGGCATGCCTTGCCGTCCAGAGCGTTTTTGCCCGCACCGCCGGTAATTCACGATATGATTTGACCGGGTTTTGGGGGCACACGCTACGGGTTGCCGAGCTTGCTTACGCCATTGCGACCCATGTCAACTACCCTGACGCGGGAGAGGCATATCTAGCAGGCCTTTTGCACGATATCGGCCAGTTGCTCCTGCTGGGGGGCATGGGCGACAGTTACGGCGTCCTGCTTGATAGAAGCGCCGACGAAATCGCACTTCAAGATAATGAAGATTCGCTGCTCAGCACCGATCACACCGTAGTTGGCGCCTGGCTGATCGATCAGTGGAATCTCTCGTCCTTCATGGCGGATGCCGTCCTTTTTCATCACAAACCTGCCAGCGAGATCATTAAGGCCGACACCCTGAGCCAAATCGTGTGGTCCGCGCATATTATCGACGACAACAAAAATTCCGACCTGCTGCAAAACGAATCGACCTCGAATCTCGCTACGATCAAATCAATGATAGGCATCGAATCGTCCGATACGGCGGCCATCCGGCAGTCGTGTTCCGAACGCATCGGCTCGCTGGCCACGGCGCTTAACATTGAGGAAACCGGGTACACGAAGACCCTCCCCTGTTTTTCCACCCCGTTTGAATATTTCAGGCCAAAACTGAACGATAACGAGGTGACGTTCTCCCGCATGGAAGCAGCGGTGCGCGACATGGCCACGATGACTTCCATACAGCAAAACCTGGCGAGCCTCTGCACTGAAACCGACATTGTCATGGCGGTACGGGAGTCGGCCCGAATCCTGTTCGGACTGGGGCGGATCGCGTTTCTTTTCGTTCAGCAGGACAAACAGTTGCTCTCCGGGGCGAATGTAGCCGGGCAACCGGCCTTACTTCAGCGCCTTGAAATCAAACTGGACGCGGAACAGAGTCTGGCGGCCGCCACGGCCCTGGGAAAAGAGCCGTCCTCCACGTTCGATGACGGGCGGCCGGCGGCCGCTTCGCTTGTAGACATCCAGGTCGCGCGCGCGCTGGGGTGCGAAGGCGTGCTCTACGTCCCCATGCGTGTCCGAGAGGCTCGCGTCGGCGTCATGGTCTATGGAGTGAACGGCACCCAATATGCCAGGATCCGCCCACGCCTCGGCTGGATGGCGAATTTCGCCAATCTGGCCGGGGAGAGCATCGAAACCTGGAGGGAATTGCGCCGTCGCGAACAGGAACTTGCGACAACCATGGCCAGCCGCTTCGAACAGCAGACGCGCAAAGTCGTGCATGAGGCCGGAAATCCGCTCGCCATCATAAAGAACTATCTGAAGATCGTCAGCCGGAAGTTGCCTGAAGAACTTGACGTGCACCATGAACTGAATATCCTCGGCGAGGAAATCGATCGCGTAACGCAAATTGTGCGGAGCTTGGTTGACGTTGTCGAAGCCTCGCCGGCAACCGACACATTCGACATCAATACCGTAATTGAGGAGATGTTGGCGCTTTATGGCGAAACGTTCTTTGCCAGTTGCGGCATAACCCTCGTAAAGTCCCTGGAGCCGAACCTTCCCTCCGCATCGGGAGACCGGAACAATTTAAAACAGATCCTGTTCAATCTCTGGAAAAACGGCTCCGAGGCAATGCCGGACGGCGGCCGGTTTACCATCTCCACCCGGGGGAGCATCGTTCAGGACGGGCAGGTCTATATCGAGATTCATTTAAGCGACTCGGGTCCCGGCCTTCCTCAAGATGTCCTGCAGGGTCTCTTCAAACCTCTGGCCCCGAACAGGCGCCCGGGCCATTCCGGGATCGGGCTATCCATCGTGGCCGCACAGGTCGAACGCCTTGGCGGTCGAATAAGCTGCCAGAGTGAGGCCGGACAGGGGACCTGCTTCATTATTTTACTGCCGCAGCCCGAGGGACACCAAAAATAA
- a CDS encoding HDOD domain-containing protein, with translation MRNIRGQLGVMSLPDLIQWIENSKRSGTLVLSQHASHKKFYFQNGEMIFVWSDKEGERFWSYIENETRQSAIGLKEKFKDSEKLDIPILSYLLNERLVNKDRLEFILTVILKTALTDALAWETGIFEFVDSLPAEVINGPIKINSSRILMDSILQFDETDQISRVSTNHVLNEIMDQIRNGITLLPPLPDIMKRILEKINDKNATVAEVVENITDQLLIAKILKICNSPYFSRGIKINSLHKAITYLGFKSLLSIVTIHSISSFSPKNVDDIRKILHHSLICGMIAKELAESVGESRDTAFLCGVLHDLGKTILTDIAGAYNITAEAKRAIIRENHTETGYLLAKEWGFSDEIQEAVHWHHNPEKADINVQLVTLIHLADMIAHSGRAMDGIGPACSALGLSQDEVMSVVNHLDRLTRDVANIL, from the coding sequence ATGAGAAACATACGTGGACAGTTGGGAGTCATGTCGCTCCCCGATCTGATTCAGTGGATCGAGAACAGCAAACGTTCAGGGACGCTTGTGCTTTCTCAACATGCCAGTCACAAGAAATTCTATTTCCAGAACGGGGAGATGATCTTCGTCTGGTCCGATAAGGAAGGAGAACGTTTCTGGAGTTACATTGAGAACGAGACAAGACAGAGCGCCATCGGACTGAAAGAGAAGTTCAAGGATTCCGAAAAATTGGATATTCCGATTCTGAGCTATCTTTTGAATGAGCGACTTGTCAACAAAGATCGGCTGGAATTCATTCTTACGGTCATCCTGAAAACAGCGCTTACCGATGCCCTTGCATGGGAAACCGGCATATTTGAATTTGTCGACTCCCTTCCCGCAGAAGTTATAAATGGTCCGATAAAAATCAACAGTTCCAGAATACTGATGGATTCAATACTGCAATTTGACGAAACGGATCAAATCAGCAGGGTAAGCACCAACCATGTCCTCAATGAGATCATGGACCAAATTCGCAATGGCATCACGCTGCTGCCCCCGCTTCCCGATATCATGAAGAGGATTTTGGAAAAGATTAACGACAAAAATGCGACCGTTGCCGAGGTTGTCGAGAATATTACCGACCAGTTGCTTATCGCAAAAATACTCAAAATATGCAATTCGCCTTATTTCAGTCGAGGAATTAAAATAAATTCACTCCACAAAGCCATTACCTATCTTGGTTTCAAGTCGTTGTTAAGTATCGTCACCATCCATTCAATAAGCAGCTTCAGCCCCAAAAACGTTGATGATATCCGGAAGATTCTACACCACAGCCTCATATGCGGCATGATTGCCAAGGAATTGGCTGAGAGTGTCGGCGAAAGCCGTGACACGGCTTTTCTGTGCGGCGTTTTACACGATCTCGGGAAAACCATCCTTACCGATATTGCCGGTGCTTATAATATCACGGCGGAAGCCAAAAGAGCGATCATCAGGGAAAATCATACCGAAACGGGATACTTATTGGCAAAAGAGTGGGGATTTTCCGATGAAATACAGGAAGCTGTGCATTGGCATCACAACCCGGAAAAAGCCGACATCAACGTTCAACTTGTGACTCTGATTCATCTTGCCGACATGATAGCGCATTCGGGAAGGGCGATGGACGGGATAGGCCCGGCATGTTCGGCCTTGGGCCTGTCTCAGGATGAGGTGATGTCGGTAGTCAACCATTTAGACCGGCTCACTCGAGACGTAGCCAACATCTTGTAA
- a CDS encoding cytochrome c3 family protein produces the protein MKNAVARKMTRIAFGSLLIVLVALSAAFAAKFATVDIPVKADLYSMTPTPLTPTQCAQCHSVQFGSLKDNGGLHRFECQGCHKTFHAYNPKKGNYEALMPKCASCHTDIHGPANKDCGTCHTNPHTPRKVAMTSRLANTCATCHAKPKAELVQFPSKHSRLACAKCHTSHGFKPSCSMCHQPHYQGQEYTTCTKCHSVHKPKMVTYPATEPARTCGSCHTKVYAKWQATPSKHAKVLCAQCHHDKHGYVPQCAECHKQVHPAGIMAKFPRCLDCHLDVHELPGMGTKK, from the coding sequence ATGAAAAATGCTGTTGCGAGGAAGATGACGAGGATTGCGTTCGGTTCCCTGCTGATTGTGCTTGTGGCGCTGTCTGCCGCGTTTGCGGCTAAATTCGCCACGGTGGACATACCGGTTAAGGCGGATCTCTACAGTATGACGCCGACGCCACTTACCCCTACCCAGTGCGCCCAGTGCCACAGCGTCCAGTTTGGTTCTTTGAAGGACAACGGGGGCCTGCATAGATTCGAGTGCCAGGGGTGTCATAAAACCTTTCACGCCTATAACCCGAAGAAAGGCAACTATGAGGCGCTCATGCCCAAGTGTGCGTCGTGCCACACCGATATCCACGGCCCGGCAAACAAGGACTGCGGCACCTGCCACACCAACCCGCATACGCCACGCAAGGTCGCCATGACCAGCCGGCTCGCCAATACCTGTGCCACCTGCCATGCCAAGCCAAAGGCGGAACTCGTGCAGTTTCCCAGCAAGCATTCCCGGCTGGCATGCGCCAAGTGCCACACCTCCCACGGTTTCAAGCCGTCGTGTTCCATGTGCCACCAGCCGCATTATCAAGGCCAGGAATACACAACCTGCACCAAGTGTCACTCCGTTCACAAGCCGAAGATGGTCACCTACCCGGCAACTGAGCCGGCCAGGACCTGCGGTTCCTGCCACACCAAGGTCTACGCCAAGTGGCAAGCCACCCCGAGCAAACATGCCAAGGTGCTGTGCGCACAGTGTCACCATGATAAGCACGGTTATGTTCCGCAGTGCGCCGAGTGCCACAAGCAGGTCCATCCGGCGGGGATCATGGCGAAGTTCCCGAGGTGCCTCGATTGCCACCTCGACGTGCATGAACTGCCCGGAATGGGTACCAAAAAATAA
- a CDS encoding ferritin family protein, protein MEFVTLDDVIKFAVDRENTAYELYNRAAELSSGAARKMFQELAAEEATHKDVFSKIDTEKAEQHKLCKIPEVSISKYLADVPFRPDMSYQEILTYAMKTEDNAYHLYKTAAGMADDEKLQKVLMTFADVELGHRRKIEALYEERVLTEG, encoded by the coding sequence ATGGAATTTGTTACCCTTGACGATGTCATTAAATTTGCCGTGGATCGCGAGAACACGGCATATGAACTCTACAATCGGGCTGCTGAACTCAGTAGCGGCGCCGCCAGGAAAATGTTCCAGGAATTGGCGGCGGAAGAGGCTACCCACAAGGACGTATTCAGCAAGATCGATACCGAAAAGGCCGAACAGCACAAGCTGTGCAAAATACCCGAGGTCAGTATCAGTAAGTACTTGGCCGACGTCCCTTTCAGGCCCGACATGAGCTACCAGGAGATCCTGACCTACGCCATGAAGACCGAAGACAACGCGTATCATCTCTACAAGACTGCTGCGGGCATGGCCGACGATGAAAAACTGCAAAAGGTGCTGATGACGTTTGCGGACGTGGAGTTGGGGCACCGGCGTAAAATCGAGGCTCTTTACGAGGAGCGGGTGCTCACGGAAGGCTAG
- a CDS encoding cytochrome c3 family protein, giving the protein MNYRNMVYPVIVIGLLVKMPAAEGAGMPARESCVTASCHAAIGTLKFVHGPVAVGDCLTCHVKKGKHSFQPINDVTKLCISCHDLSNGATHLHDMRTLCTKCHDPHQSDRNFQLRAQAK; this is encoded by the coding sequence ATGAATTATAGAAATATGGTCTATCCCGTGATCGTGATCGGGCTGCTCGTCAAAATGCCCGCCGCCGAAGGCGCCGGGATGCCCGCCAGGGAATCGTGCGTTACGGCAAGCTGCCATGCCGCAATTGGCACCCTGAAGTTTGTCCATGGTCCGGTGGCTGTCGGCGACTGTCTCACCTGCCATGTCAAAAAGGGGAAGCATAGCTTCCAGCCGATCAACGACGTCACCAAACTGTGCATATCATGCCATGACCTCTCCAATGGAGCGACACATCTCCATGACATGCGGACGTTGTGCACCAAGTGCCATGATCCGCATCAGTCGGACAGGAATTTCCAGCTTCGCGCCCAAGCGAAATAG
- the glp gene encoding gephyrin-like molybdotransferase Glp: MVSIEEAQQTILEFITPLDAETVPVFQGLNRVTPQDHVAPWDIPAADYSAMDGFAFSRAALAGNRLKVTGFLPAGETCNVPVPPGEAIRIMTGAPIPPGCDTVVPIEEAEAEGEWIALSAIKAGSNVRKRGEDIRHGNVVIPAGSLLRPQEIGMLSAMGYTSLPVYRRARVAILSTGDELLEPGSTPRPGKIINSNSYSLAAQVLDAGGEPVLLGIAQDSYAAVCDKIKTGLDQDMLVISGGASVGDRDFVKAAIEGLGGSVNFWKVNMKPGKPLAFATLKGKPIFALPGNPVAAMVSFELFVRTALLKAMGHRRVLRPKVAAFLEEPVMNKGSRPHMVRCIVSKQDNGYHASTTGNQSSGRLSSLVQGNGLVRLEPSASHVAGEMIDVLLMDQEFEMGMMAQAHL, from the coding sequence ATGGTCAGCATCGAGGAAGCACAGCAAACCATCCTGGAATTCATCACCCCGTTGGATGCGGAAACGGTTCCCGTATTTCAGGGACTGAACAGGGTCACGCCCCAGGACCACGTCGCCCCTTGGGATATCCCGGCCGCCGACTACTCGGCCATGGACGGTTTCGCCTTCTCCCGCGCGGCGCTTGCCGGCAACCGCCTGAAGGTCACGGGCTTTCTGCCGGCAGGGGAGACGTGCAACGTCCCGGTGCCCCCCGGAGAAGCGATAAGGATCATGACCGGCGCCCCGATACCGCCCGGTTGCGACACGGTGGTTCCCATCGAGGAGGCGGAGGCGGAGGGAGAATGGATCGCCCTCTCCGCGATCAAGGCTGGCTCGAACGTGCGCAAGCGGGGAGAAGACATCCGGCACGGCAACGTCGTCATACCCGCAGGTTCACTGTTGCGCCCCCAGGAGATCGGCATGCTCTCCGCCATGGGATATACGTCGCTGCCCGTATACCGGCGTGCACGGGTAGCCATTCTATCCACCGGCGATGAACTTCTCGAGCCCGGCTCGACGCCGAGGCCCGGCAAGATCATCAACAGCAACAGTTACAGCCTCGCCGCCCAGGTTCTGGACGCCGGGGGAGAGCCGGTCCTGCTGGGGATAGCCCAGGACAGCTACGCAGCGGTCTGCGACAAGATCAAAACCGGCCTGGACCAGGACATGCTGGTCATTTCCGGCGGCGCTTCCGTAGGAGACCGGGACTTCGTCAAGGCCGCAATCGAGGGGTTGGGCGGCAGCGTCAACTTCTGGAAGGTCAACATGAAGCCGGGCAAGCCTCTTGCCTTTGCCACGCTCAAGGGCAAGCCCATCTTCGCGCTACCGGGAAATCCGGTTGCCGCCATGGTATCCTTCGAATTGTTCGTGCGCACCGCTCTCCTGAAGGCAATGGGGCACCGGCGGGTGCTCCGGCCGAAGGTCGCGGCGTTCCTGGAGGAACCCGTGATGAACAAGGGGTCGCGCCCGCATATGGTACGCTGTATCGTGTCGAAGCAGGACAACGGCTATCACGCCTCAACCACGGGCAATCAAAGTTCCGGGCGGCTTTCGTCGCTGGTCCAGGGAAACGGACTGGTCCGGCTGGAACCTTCTGCGTCCCATGTCGCGGGGGAGATGATCGATGTCCTGCTTATGGACCAGGAATTCGAGATGGGGATGATGGCACAAGCTCACCTGTAA
- the mobB gene encoding molybdopterin-guanine dinucleotide biosynthesis protein B: MKPKAISFVAKSGTGKTTLLEKVIAALKARGYRVGVVKHDAHRFDIDHPGKDSHRLTAAGADTMLICSSEKLAVVKQHTVAPTIEELLPAYFFDVDIVLTEGFKQSSLPKIELYRRERSGTLLCRGQEHDPTLVAVASDTALELDVPVLDLNNAGEVADFIEANLLK, from the coding sequence ATGAAGCCCAAGGCGATTTCGTTTGTGGCAAAGTCCGGCACCGGCAAAACCACCCTGCTGGAAAAGGTCATTGCCGCGCTCAAGGCGCGGGGATACCGGGTGGGTGTGGTCAAGCACGACGCCCATCGCTTCGACATCGATCACCCTGGTAAGGACAGTCATCGCCTGACGGCTGCCGGTGCGGATACCATGCTGATTTGCTCTTCGGAGAAGTTGGCGGTCGTGAAACAACATACTGTCGCCCCCACCATCGAAGAACTTCTGCCCGCATATTTCTTCGATGTGGACATCGTGCTTACCGAGGGGTTCAAGCAGAGTTCCCTGCCGAAGATCGAGCTGTACCGCCGGGAACGAAGCGGCACGCTCCTCTGCCGCGGGCAAGAACACGATCCGACCTTGGTGGCGGTGGCCAGCGATACGGCACTGGAACTGGATGTGCCGGTGCTCGACCTCAACAATGCCGGAGAGGTTGCCGACTTCATTGAGGCGAACCTGCTGAAATAA
- a CDS encoding molybdenum cofactor guanylyltransferase has translation MNEKPEPDITGVILVGGKSSRMGRDKAFLKVAGRTLFERIREVFAKSFGQVLLVGNREERFAGCRLPVLPDIYPGSALGGIYTGLHGATTEYIFVSSCDLPFPNREVIRYLCSQREGFDVVVLRTDDGYEPLFALYSKNCLGPIRELLESGECCAYGYYSQVRVRYVAYRELAPFDRDGTAFLNVNTPEEFAKIGGEP, from the coding sequence ATGAACGAAAAACCGGAACCCGACATTACCGGCGTCATCCTGGTGGGTGGGAAGAGCAGCCGCATGGGAAGGGACAAGGCCTTCCTGAAGGTGGCCGGCAGAACGCTCTTCGAGAGGATACGGGAGGTCTTCGCGAAGAGCTTCGGGCAGGTCCTTCTGGTGGGCAACCGCGAGGAACGTTTTGCCGGTTGCCGTCTCCCGGTCCTTCCGGACATCTATCCCGGCAGCGCCCTGGGGGGCATCTATACCGGCCTCCACGGCGCGACGACGGAGTACATCTTCGTTTCATCCTGCGACCTGCCTTTTCCGAACCGGGAGGTCATCCGCTACCTTTGCTCGCAGCGAGAGGGTTTCGATGTGGTGGTGCTCAGGACGGATGACGGATACGAACCGCTTTTCGCCCTGTATTCCAAGAATTGCCTGGGCCCGATCAGGGAGTTGCTGGAGAGCGGCGAGTGCTGCGCCTACGGGTACTATTCCCAGGTTCGCGTCAGGTATGTCGCGTACCGGGAACTCGCCCCGTTCGACCGGGACGGCACGGCTTTCCTGAATGTCAACACCCCCGAGGAATTTGCAAAAATAGGAGGAGAACCATGA
- a CDS encoding flavin reductase family protein: MKRSLGAKPLGLPAPVWVVGSYSPDGSPAIMVVSWGGICCSTPPCVAISIDKTRFSHANIIEHRAFTVNVPSRRHLIATDYLGLVSGATVDKFSATGLTAVKSDTVQAPFVKEFPLVFECRLLQSIDIGSHTQFIGQIMDVKADEAVLDDRGNPVAGKVSPLISSAGDRSYYALGEYLEQAYVPGMALMAEIAAKNGTNEPEPGALAPGEAAPTGTGRRADLQRAGRKSHHEKEMTYAT; the protein is encoded by the coding sequence ATGAAAAGATCCTTGGGTGCCAAGCCGCTGGGGTTGCCCGCACCCGTATGGGTGGTCGGAAGTTACAGTCCTGACGGAAGTCCCGCCATCATGGTCGTCTCATGGGGGGGAATCTGCTGCTCTACGCCTCCCTGTGTGGCCATCTCCATCGACAAAACACGCTTTTCCCACGCGAACATCATCGAACACCGGGCATTTACCGTCAATGTCCCGTCCAGACGCCATCTGATCGCCACCGACTACCTGGGTCTCGTCTCCGGCGCAACCGTGGATAAATTCTCGGCAACCGGCTTGACCGCAGTGAAGAGCGACACGGTGCAAGCGCCATTCGTCAAAGAGTTTCCGCTGGTTTTCGAGTGCCGGCTGCTGCAGAGCATCGATATCGGCTCCCATACCCAGTTCATAGGCCAAATCATGGACGTGAAGGCCGATGAGGCCGTGCTTGACGACAGGGGCAATCCCGTTGCCGGTAAGGTGAGTCCCCTTATCAGCAGCGCCGGTGACAGGTCCTACTATGCGCTGGGGGAATATCTGGAGCAGGCATATGTGCCGGGAATGGCCTTGATGGCGGAAATCGCGGCGAAAAACGGCACGAACGAACCGGAACCGGGCGCGTTGGCGCCGGGCGAGGCCGCACCAACAGGGACCGGGCGCCGGGCAGACCTGCAGAGAGCGGGAAGAAAGTCACATCATGAAAAGGAGATGACGTATGCCACGTAA
- a CDS encoding MBL fold metallo-hydrolase, translating to MAKNTFKIMGSGAGPGAPSFFCDCKGCREARDMPTFARTRSGALIATENQSILLDTPPDLRAQLVREHVSVIDQVFLTHWHYDHFGGLGELEYYVKLKRMQPIPLYLPPSALQPFERAFPYLGEVFSVTPWKFSETYLFDNVSITPLPANHGIETAGFLVESAGNRLAYFPDTAGLPEQTARQVEGVDWLICDATFHGNNWLPESHMSVGQAINLGMTVQAHTTVLTHMSIHYSQPVSAGDLQDTISPHRNVLAAYDGMTIPL from the coding sequence GTGGCTAAAAACACCTTCAAAATAATGGGTTCAGGGGCCGGGCCGGGAGCGCCGTCCTTCTTCTGCGACTGCAAAGGATGCCGGGAAGCCCGTGATATGCCGACCTTTGCCAGGACCCGCAGCGGGGCGCTCATCGCGACGGAAAACCAGAGCATCCTGCTGGATACGCCCCCGGACCTCAGGGCCCAGTTGGTCAGGGAACATGTCAGCGTAATCGACCAGGTCTTCCTCACCCATTGGCATTATGACCATTTCGGCGGTCTGGGCGAGTTGGAATATTACGTGAAACTCAAGCGGATGCAGCCGATCCCCCTCTATTTGCCGCCGAGCGCGCTCCAACCGTTCGAACGGGCATTTCCCTATCTTGGCGAGGTCTTCTCCGTAACCCCCTGGAAGTTCAGCGAAACATATCTTTTCGACAATGTATCGATTACGCCGTTACCGGCCAACCACGGCATTGAGACCGCAGGGTTCCTGGTGGAATCCGCCGGCAACAGACTGGCGTATTTCCCGGATACCGCGGGCCTGCCCGAGCAAACCGCACGGCAGGTGGAAGGGGTGGACTGGCTTATCTGCGACGCTACCTTCCATGGCAACAACTGGCTTCCCGAAAGCCACATGTCGGTGGGGCAGGCAATCAACCTGGGCATGACCGTGCAGGCGCACACCACGGTGCTGACCCATATGTCGATCCACTACAGTCAGCCGGTGAGCGCCGGGGACCTGCAAGATACGATATCACCGCATCGCAACGTCCTGGCAGCCTACGACGGCATGACGATACCTCTGTGA
- a CDS encoding GNAT family N-acetyltransferase produces the protein MNYRIMFAQEDAEAELRGILLESDMDMAGDIREHVLIKRHDEIIGGGMLTQTGTDVFHLIVFAVKESARNHGIGSILLKDLIGQPWKHSLNSTGRTDNPYTVTTVAKGKSSVFYKKNGFAACDFSLLASPFRGQCDDCPEKSDCTPVAMVYQGHDPRG, from the coding sequence GTGAACTACCGGATAATGTTCGCCCAGGAGGACGCCGAGGCTGAATTGCGGGGGATCCTGCTGGAAAGCGACATGGACATGGCAGGGGACATACGGGAGCACGTGCTGATCAAACGGCACGACGAGATCATCGGCGGCGGCATGCTGACGCAAACCGGCACGGACGTGTTCCACCTGATCGTCTTTGCCGTCAAGGAGAGTGCACGGAATCACGGTATCGGCAGCATCCTGCTCAAGGACTTGATCGGGCAGCCGTGGAAGCATTCTCTGAACAGCACCGGCAGAACGGATAACCCTTATACGGTGACAACGGTGGCAAAAGGGAAAAGTTCCGTTTTTTACAAGAAAAACGGCTTTGCCGCCTGCGATTTTTCTCTTCTGGCCTCCCCTTTCCGCGGGCAGTGCGACGACTGCCCGGAAAAAAGCGACTGCACCCCGGTGGCCATGGTTTACCAAGGACACGATCCCCGTGGCTAA
- a CDS encoding DUF169 domain-containing protein, whose translation MNNTELAESCKQLLTLRWSPVAVKLLKPGEEIPENVAEPSAPLRHCQAITAARRGNSIYMPPSKHACPDGSAIMGLIPMSPKLRSGELYLLFQKLPTIEIAQKMIASRPEFAPGAYRASVVAPLEDALFEPDVVIFTIYPEQVMWLCCAVSYGSGERQLFQTSGYNSTCSDLTVQVMKSQKMNISFGCYGARAISDINDFEAYLSVPFAQLPSLVESLKKLSVKSIPEARRKIYMPPVIDNVGQTGDTGSYAVQVKVNEERCNGCGLCAAFCPESVLEMDFEGEYPKAVAVAPDKCCTCYTCVGQCPQKAIQLELRQNDRA comes from the coding sequence TTGAACAACACAGAACTCGCCGAATCGTGCAAACAACTGTTGACCCTCAGGTGGTCCCCTGTCGCCGTGAAGTTGCTGAAACCCGGCGAGGAGATCCCGGAAAACGTGGCCGAGCCTTCGGCGCCCCTGCGGCACTGTCAGGCGATAACGGCCGCCAGGCGCGGCAACAGCATCTACATGCCGCCCAGTAAACACGCCTGCCCCGACGGCTCCGCGATCATGGGGCTGATTCCCATGTCGCCCAAACTGCGCTCGGGAGAGCTGTACCTTCTGTTTCAGAAGCTTCCCACCATAGAAATCGCCCAGAAAATGATCGCCTCAAGGCCGGAATTCGCACCGGGCGCCTACCGGGCGTCGGTCGTCGCCCCCCTGGAGGACGCCTTGTTCGAACCGGATGTGGTTATTTTCACCATTTATCCGGAACAGGTGATGTGGCTCTGTTGCGCGGTCAGTTATGGCAGCGGGGAGCGGCAACTCTTTCAAACCTCCGGTTACAACTCGACCTGCTCCGATCTGACCGTGCAGGTGATGAAAAGCCAAAAGATGAATATATCCTTCGGCTGCTACGGCGCCAGGGCCATCAGCGACATCAACGATTTCGAGGCCTACCTCTCCGTCCCGTTCGCACAACTCCCCTCACTGGTCGAATCCCTGAAAAAACTGTCCGTCAAGAGCATCCCCGAGGCGCGCAGAAAGATCTACATGCCGCCGGTGATCGATAACGTCGGGCAAACCGGGGACACGGGGAGTTACGCCGTACAGGTCAAGGTTAACGAAGAACGCTGCAACGGGTGCGGCTTGTGCGCGGCATTCTGCCCGGAATCGGTGCTTGAAATGGACTTTGAGGGCGAATATCCCAAGGCCGTTGCCGTGGCGCCGGACAAATGCTGCACCTGCTACACCTGCGTCGGGCAGTGCCCGCAAAAAGCGATCCAGTTGGAATTGCGGCAGAATGACCGTGCCTGA